In a single window of the Hoyosella subflava DQS3-9A1 genome:
- a CDS encoding carbohydrate ABC transporter permease: MVSATTAPPSPHSRENAGKVTAAKAIAQRKRRSQILRTYLGVGFILVWGLAPFYWMVVTAFRDYRYTFDTTPWPTHITFDNFRSALTPRAGNDFMGAIINSLIIGAATTAIALLLGIFTAYALARLDFRGKYVVTGVILGAAMFPTVSLVTPLFQLFTDINWIGTYQALVIPNISFVLPLTVYTLTSFFGDLPWELEEAARVDGATRAQAFRIIMLPLAAPALFTTAILAFIFTWNEFLLASLLSNRSTEPVTVAIARFAGDNPFAQPYSAIMAAGTLVTIPLVIMVLIFQRRIVSGLTAGGVKS; encoded by the coding sequence GTGGTAAGTGCAACAACGGCGCCGCCTAGTCCGCACTCGCGCGAAAATGCTGGAAAGGTCACGGCAGCAAAGGCGATCGCACAGCGTAAGCGCAGGAGTCAGATTCTGCGAACCTACCTAGGCGTGGGGTTCATCCTAGTGTGGGGGCTCGCGCCCTTCTACTGGATGGTGGTTACCGCGTTCCGTGATTACCGGTACACCTTCGACACGACCCCGTGGCCGACCCACATCACATTCGATAACTTCCGCAGCGCACTCACGCCGCGTGCCGGGAATGACTTCATGGGCGCGATCATCAACAGCCTGATAATCGGTGCGGCCACCACTGCTATCGCGTTGCTGCTGGGGATCTTCACCGCCTATGCACTGGCGCGTCTTGACTTTCGCGGGAAGTACGTCGTCACGGGTGTGATTCTTGGAGCCGCAATGTTCCCCACCGTTTCGCTGGTCACGCCACTGTTCCAGCTCTTCACGGATATCAACTGGATCGGAACGTACCAGGCCCTCGTCATTCCGAACATTTCCTTCGTTCTGCCGCTGACCGTATATACGCTCACGTCTTTCTTCGGGGACCTGCCATGGGAACTCGAGGAAGCAGCTCGCGTCGACGGCGCTACACGGGCGCAGGCATTCCGGATCATCATGCTTCCCCTGGCTGCGCCTGCACTGTTCACTACCGCCATCCTGGCCTTCATCTTCACGTGGAATGAGTTCCTGTTAGCAAGCCTCCTCTCGAACCGATCTACTGAGCCCGTCACGGTCGCGATTGCCCGGTTCGCCGGAGACAATCCGTTCGCGCAGCCGTACTCGGCGATCATGGCCGCGGGAACCTTGGTGACCATTCCGCTCGTGATCATGGTGCTCATCTTCCAGCGCCGGATCGTCTCCGGATTGACGGCTGGCGGTGTGAAGAGCTGA
- a CDS encoding glycosyltransferase family 87 protein: MPSLTDPTVRRLSTVIGGPVGKHALIGRARFLTPLRVVLVIAVAIMALGWLGKAACIQQYPGGPDGAQTIDWRDGRQYVALCYSDTVPLYGVHRLNQLAFPYKTALEQEAADGSITTRYMEYPVLTGLYQFAAAAIGSVWSEGARAGLLPGALPVVVYFNVSAVGLALAWLVTVWATALLAGRRIWDAALVAISPLVIVHLFTNFDAIATAFAATALLAWSRKKPMLAGVLLGLGTAAKLYPLFILGAFLVLAIRSATLRSWLQAVATTAATWLAINLPIAMLYPNGWNEFFRLNRERGMDPDSIYNVIRTFTGWQGFDGPLLPGESPSILNLVSLLLFLLVCAGVGYIALTAPRRPRVAQLCFLLVAGFLLTNKVWSPQYSLWLVPLAVLALPHIRILLAWMAVDALVWAPRMMYYHGISNKGLPEQWFTATVVVRDLAVLALCALIIRQIYRPQEDLVRQHGVDDPVGGVITGKPDAPPRWLPKWLHPRGHQSRQRQPELRP; encoded by the coding sequence CTGCCGAGTCTCACCGACCCGACGGTGCGCCGCCTCAGTACCGTCATCGGCGGCCCGGTGGGCAAGCACGCGCTTATCGGCCGGGCCCGTTTCCTCACGCCGCTACGCGTTGTCCTCGTGATCGCTGTCGCGATTATGGCGCTCGGCTGGCTCGGCAAAGCCGCATGCATCCAGCAGTATCCCGGGGGCCCGGACGGAGCGCAGACGATCGATTGGCGTGACGGGCGGCAGTATGTCGCCTTGTGCTACTCCGACACGGTTCCCCTCTACGGAGTGCATCGTCTTAATCAGCTTGCCTTCCCTTACAAGACCGCTCTGGAACAAGAGGCGGCGGACGGATCGATTACGACCCGGTACATGGAGTATCCGGTGCTCACGGGTCTCTACCAGTTCGCTGCGGCGGCGATCGGGAGCGTCTGGTCAGAGGGTGCCCGCGCAGGTCTTCTACCGGGAGCGCTACCTGTAGTTGTGTACTTCAATGTCTCGGCGGTGGGACTCGCGCTGGCCTGGCTCGTCACGGTCTGGGCGACAGCGCTGCTGGCGGGCCGGCGGATCTGGGACGCTGCGCTTGTCGCGATCTCACCACTTGTGATTGTGCACCTTTTCACCAACTTCGACGCCATCGCGACGGCGTTCGCCGCTACCGCGCTCCTCGCGTGGAGCCGCAAGAAGCCAATGCTCGCGGGCGTCCTCCTCGGGCTGGGTACTGCGGCGAAGCTCTACCCATTGTTCATACTCGGAGCGTTTCTGGTACTCGCGATCCGGTCTGCGACTCTGCGCTCGTGGCTGCAAGCAGTAGCGACGACCGCGGCGACGTGGCTGGCAATTAATTTGCCCATCGCAATGCTGTATCCGAATGGCTGGAATGAATTCTTCCGCCTCAATCGTGAACGTGGAATGGACCCTGACTCCATTTACAACGTCATCCGCACGTTCACAGGGTGGCAAGGTTTCGATGGCCCCCTTCTTCCGGGGGAAAGTCCATCAATCCTGAATTTGGTGTCCCTGCTGCTTTTCTTGCTCGTGTGTGCCGGGGTCGGATATATCGCGCTGACGGCTCCGCGGCGGCCACGTGTCGCGCAATTGTGCTTCCTGCTAGTTGCGGGTTTCTTACTGACGAACAAGGTGTGGAGCCCTCAATACTCTCTGTGGCTCGTGCCTCTTGCAGTTCTCGCTTTGCCGCACATCCGCATCCTCTTAGCCTGGATGGCCGTTGACGCCCTAGTGTGGGCTCCGCGAATGATGTACTACCACGGGATCAGCAACAAAGGGCTGCCAGAGCAGTGGTTTACGGCCACAGTCGTCGTTCGTGATCTCGCGGTTCTTGCCCTCTGCGCGCTGATTATCAGGCAGATCTACCGGCCGCAGGAAGACCTGGTTCGCCAGCATGGTGTAGACGATCCTGTCGGTGGTGTCATCACTGGCAAGCCTGACGCGCCCCCGCGATGGCTGCCGAAGTGGCTGCATCCGAGAGGACATCAGTCGCGGCAGAGGCAGCCAGAACTGCGGCCGTGA
- a CDS encoding transglycosylase domain-containing protein — translation MLVLPIGTFMAYYVAASVPRPGDIPTNQVATIFTDDGETELARIVPPEGNRVEVSIDQIPDHVLNAVIAAEDRDFYTNPGFSVTGLARAVRDNVLGSDDAGGGSTITQQYVKNALVGADRSLVRKMRELVIATKMAREWSKDDILVAYLNTIYYGRNAYGIASAAEAYFGKPVSNLTPEEGAVLAATIQQPSRLDPAQNREAAETRWGYVLDGMVAIGAMSASERAAAQYPEYRSLEEATAATTTPGPNGLIRSRVIEELHSLGITEQTLNTEGLQITTSIDSTAQEGAVRAVQNNLSGQPDNLRSAVVSVDPRSGAVRAYYGGTDGTGFDYAQAPLQTGSTFKVFGLVAALEQGIPVTQPFDSSPVTMHGITVRNVGGASCGRCSIAEALKQSLNTSFYRLMLSLDRGPLDVKEAAHKAGIPREIRGLNHEALTENGDPPNNGIVLGQYQVRPIDMASSYATLAASGEFHEPYFVERVVTADGNLLFDRGNPNGERRLRAAVADNATSAMEPIAAYSNGNALAGGRPSASKTGTTQLGDTGFNRDAWMIGYTPSLSTAVWVGTNDGDPLVNAWGGQIYGSGIPATIWKSTMDSALVNTEWESFPTPDPIGGVSGVPVYVPPTETEEPEETEEATEEEDEPASTATIEIAPGLTVEIPIPGNNNGGTPTEPEEGEAGEGEGTPGQGGATPGAGGGVVPGAGRNPAGQGEGVTTTPAPATTDAA, via the coding sequence ATGCTTGTGCTTCCCATCGGAACCTTCATGGCCTACTACGTTGCGGCGAGCGTTCCGCGGCCGGGCGACATTCCCACTAACCAGGTGGCGACCATTTTCACTGATGATGGTGAAACTGAGCTCGCTCGCATCGTGCCGCCGGAAGGCAACCGGGTCGAAGTGTCGATAGACCAGATTCCGGACCATGTTCTGAATGCGGTCATCGCCGCGGAGGACCGCGACTTTTACACAAACCCGGGGTTCTCTGTGACCGGCCTCGCGCGAGCTGTTAGGGACAACGTTCTCGGCAGTGACGACGCAGGCGGCGGGTCGACGATCACCCAGCAGTATGTGAAAAACGCATTGGTTGGCGCGGATCGCTCGCTCGTTCGCAAGATGCGGGAACTCGTCATCGCGACGAAGATGGCGCGGGAGTGGTCGAAGGACGACATTCTGGTCGCCTACCTCAATACGATCTATTACGGCCGCAACGCGTACGGAATTGCTTCCGCAGCCGAAGCGTACTTCGGGAAACCCGTCAGCAACCTCACCCCTGAAGAAGGCGCGGTCCTTGCGGCTACCATCCAGCAGCCGTCGCGTCTGGATCCAGCGCAGAACCGCGAAGCCGCCGAAACCCGCTGGGGTTATGTACTCGATGGCATGGTCGCTATTGGTGCTATGAGCGCCAGTGAACGCGCTGCGGCGCAATACCCGGAGTACCGGTCGTTAGAGGAGGCGACGGCCGCAACCACGACGCCGGGGCCGAACGGCCTTATCAGGTCCCGTGTCATTGAGGAACTGCACTCGCTCGGCATCACGGAGCAGACCCTTAACACTGAGGGCCTGCAGATCACGACCTCTATCGACAGCACTGCACAGGAAGGGGCGGTCCGCGCAGTCCAGAACAACCTGTCCGGACAGCCCGACAATCTTCGTTCCGCAGTGGTGTCTGTGGATCCCCGCAGTGGCGCCGTGCGCGCTTACTATGGCGGCACTGACGGTACCGGCTTCGACTACGCGCAGGCACCGTTGCAGACAGGCTCTACCTTCAAGGTGTTTGGTCTCGTTGCAGCCCTGGAACAGGGTATTCCGGTTACCCAGCCCTTCGACAGCAGCCCGGTCACAATGCACGGCATCACCGTCCGGAATGTTGGTGGAGCAAGTTGCGGGCGCTGCTCGATCGCTGAAGCACTGAAACAGTCGCTGAACACGTCCTTTTATCGGCTCATGCTTTCGCTTGATCGCGGGCCGCTCGACGTGAAGGAAGCTGCGCACAAAGCAGGCATTCCCCGCGAGATCCGCGGACTGAACCACGAAGCTCTCACCGAAAATGGTGATCCGCCGAACAACGGTATTGTGCTCGGGCAGTACCAGGTCCGCCCGATCGACATGGCGTCGTCGTATGCGACGCTCGCGGCGTCGGGTGAGTTTCATGAGCCGTACTTCGTCGAGCGGGTCGTTACAGCGGACGGAAATCTCCTGTTCGACCGTGGGAATCCGAATGGTGAACGACGGCTCCGGGCTGCTGTCGCGGACAACGCGACGTCCGCGATGGAACCGATTGCGGCCTACTCGAACGGCAACGCGCTCGCTGGCGGCAGGCCTTCGGCATCAAAAACGGGGACCACGCAGCTCGGTGACACTGGCTTCAACCGCGATGCCTGGATGATTGGTTACACACCCTCGCTCTCCACAGCTGTGTGGGTGGGCACCAACGATGGTGATCCGCTTGTGAACGCTTGGGGCGGCCAGATCTACGGTTCGGGAATCCCCGCGACGATCTGGAAGTCGACGATGGATTCCGCGCTGGTCAACACCGAATGGGAATCGTTCCCGACGCCCGACCCCATTGGTGGTGTCTCTGGTGTCCCAGTCTACGTACCGCCGACTGAGACTGAAGAGCCTGAAGAGACCGAAGAGGCGACGGAAGAAGAGGATGAACCGGCATCCACCGCGACAATCGAGATCGCCCCAGGTCTGACCGTCGAAATCCCGATCCCGGGTAACAACAACGGCGGAACACCAACTGAGCCCGAAGAAGGTGAAGCTGGCGAGGGAGAGGGCACCCCCGGCCAGGGTGGTGCTACGCCGGGCGCAGGCGGCGGCGTCGTACCAGGCGCTGGTCGCAATCCGGCAGGACAGGGTGAGGGCGTGACAACGACGCCCGCACCGGCGACCACTGACGCTGCGTGA
- a CDS encoding cation:proton antiporter — protein MPEDLVEQLPRALLEVSFLLGAAVLISLITRKIHIQLTVVLAVAGLLASEMGANLAVSELLSGEGFKELLINLFLPILIFEAALGLSTREFMRNLLAISALASAALVISALIVGASLTAFLGVPIFAALLFGVLISATDPVAVVAIFRELGVPRRLLTLVEGESLLNDGVAIVLYNILAVAAVTGALSAGAGAVDFVVVVAGGILTGAIVGTLAVLLLPLLDRLAAAAMSIAVAYGSFVFAEAILHASGVMAAVAAGITVGGLLESRAQHAARDLLHELWESLGYMANALLFLFIGLALDFQLIRDNLAAIGLGIAAVLISRPLGVIPVVLTLERLARIPRVGNRNSAVVIWGGLRGGVALALALALPLELGDLRDQFIAMTGGVVLATLLINATTISFVVHALGLDKPSRKDEYLEALARMVGVRSARERLADLNFSDELVTAHLDVAEADARDQLARTRLTAQEQVDVLELRGLHIQRESYQNLSDAGLLPPIATRTLMQEIDDEIEEVSAGGLRVDEARRACLPWYARLHRWTLGKLPPPLGEDLDEVGYIEICARRLASHNAADELELFKSLPNVEVANVDIAKGLFAHWEEMASQTLENLGISEKLDERVLRRRQAKALSRIAIVEALQQMVSAGVLAQQVADEAAERVSAEVQQAGE, from the coding sequence ATGCCCGAGGATCTGGTTGAGCAACTTCCGCGAGCTTTGCTCGAAGTATCATTCTTGCTGGGTGCAGCCGTTCTGATCAGCCTGATCACCCGTAAGATCCACATTCAGCTCACAGTTGTTCTCGCGGTCGCGGGACTTCTCGCATCAGAAATGGGAGCCAATCTCGCCGTTTCTGAACTGCTGAGTGGCGAGGGGTTCAAGGAACTACTCATCAATCTGTTCTTACCTATCCTCATCTTTGAAGCCGCGTTAGGTCTATCTACGCGCGAGTTTATGAGAAATCTTCTCGCTATCAGTGCTCTCGCATCTGCCGCCCTCGTGATTTCTGCACTCATTGTCGGGGCGAGTCTGACGGCGTTCCTCGGTGTCCCCATTTTTGCGGCGCTACTTTTCGGCGTGCTGATTTCCGCTACCGACCCGGTCGCTGTGGTCGCGATCTTCCGGGAACTCGGTGTGCCGAGGCGGCTGCTCACCCTGGTGGAGGGGGAGAGTCTGCTCAACGACGGTGTTGCGATTGTGCTGTACAACATTCTCGCTGTCGCAGCCGTAACTGGAGCCCTATCGGCAGGGGCCGGTGCTGTTGATTTCGTCGTGGTGGTAGCCGGCGGGATATTGACGGGTGCGATTGTCGGCACACTAGCGGTGTTGCTGCTGCCGCTACTGGATCGCCTCGCTGCCGCTGCAATGTCAATCGCGGTCGCGTACGGATCGTTCGTCTTCGCTGAAGCGATCCTGCATGCTTCTGGCGTAATGGCTGCCGTTGCGGCCGGTATCACCGTCGGTGGTCTCCTCGAAAGCCGCGCCCAGCACGCCGCACGCGACCTGCTCCATGAGCTGTGGGAGTCCCTTGGCTATATGGCAAACGCACTGCTGTTTCTCTTCATTGGCCTCGCCCTCGACTTCCAGTTGATCCGGGACAACTTGGCGGCGATCGGTTTGGGTATCGCCGCGGTGCTGATTTCGCGTCCCCTCGGCGTCATTCCTGTTGTATTGACGCTGGAGCGGCTCGCGCGGATACCGAGGGTGGGGAACCGGAACTCCGCTGTTGTCATTTGGGGTGGTCTGCGGGGCGGTGTCGCTCTAGCCCTAGCTCTCGCGCTGCCCCTGGAACTAGGGGACCTGCGTGACCAGTTCATCGCTATGACGGGGGGAGTGGTACTTGCCACGTTACTCATAAACGCAACGACCATCTCTTTTGTGGTCCATGCGCTTGGGCTGGATAAACCGAGCCGCAAGGATGAGTATCTGGAGGCACTCGCCCGCATGGTTGGTGTTCGATCCGCGCGAGAGCGGCTCGCGGATCTGAATTTCAGCGATGAACTCGTCACGGCCCACCTCGATGTGGCAGAAGCCGATGCCCGTGATCAGCTCGCTCGCACCCGCCTCACAGCCCAGGAGCAAGTGGACGTCCTGGAGCTGCGCGGTTTGCATATCCAGCGCGAGAGTTATCAGAACCTCAGTGACGCGGGGTTGTTGCCGCCGATCGCGACTCGCACCCTCATGCAGGAGATTGACGACGAGATCGAGGAGGTCAGCGCGGGCGGGCTTCGGGTGGATGAGGCCCGACGGGCCTGCCTTCCGTGGTACGCCAGGCTGCATCGGTGGACGCTGGGGAAACTCCCGCCCCCGCTCGGCGAGGACCTCGACGAAGTCGGCTATATCGAAATCTGTGCCCGGCGGCTCGCATCGCACAATGCAGCGGATGAGTTGGAGTTGTTTAAGTCCCTTCCGAATGTGGAGGTCGCGAACGTCGACATCGCGAAGGGGCTCTTTGCCCACTGGGAGGAGATGGCGAGCCAGACGCTGGAGAATCTTGGTATCTCCGAGAAACTCGACGAGCGCGTGCTGCGCCGCCGTCAGGCTAAGGCGCTGAGCCGTATCGCGATCGTCGAGGCTCTGCAGCAGATGGTGTCCGCCGGAGTGCTTGCACAACAGGTCGCGGACGAAGCAGCCGAGCGCGTCTCCGCGGAGGTTCAGCAGGCAGGCGAGTGA
- a CDS encoding DUF5318 family protein: MRSQRQTVDYALQRRSVLAEVFAGRVGVAEVCDASPYLLRAAKFHGRPSTVVCPICRKEQLTIVSWVFGDRLGTVSGSARSNDEIIRLAQTKDEFTVHVVEVCRTCSWNHLVQSYVLGEAPPRRSRSTRTRRSARTASE; the protein is encoded by the coding sequence GTGCGATCGCAGCGGCAGACCGTGGACTACGCGCTCCAGCGTCGCTCCGTCCTGGCTGAAGTGTTCGCTGGCCGGGTCGGAGTTGCTGAGGTGTGCGATGCGAGCCCTTACCTCCTTAGGGCTGCAAAGTTTCACGGACGGCCAAGTACTGTGGTGTGCCCGATTTGCCGTAAGGAACAGCTAACGATCGTATCCTGGGTGTTCGGTGACCGCTTGGGAACCGTATCGGGTTCCGCGCGGAGCAATGATGAGATCATTCGCCTGGCACAAACAAAAGATGAGTTCACGGTTCACGTCGTCGAGGTTTGCCGGACGTGCAGCTGGAACCATCTGGTGCAGTCGTACGTTCTCGGCGAGGCTCCGCCGCGGCGATCGCGATCGACAAGGACGCGGCGCAGTGCCCGGACCGCCAGTGAGTGA
- a CDS encoding PadR family transcriptional regulator translates to MLELAILGLLQEAPMHGYELRKRLTGLLGPFRAFSYGSLYPALRRMQADGLIEEDPQSEGTGLRRRARKVYEITGKGRNRFAELVADTGPQNYSDDGFGVHLAFFSRTPADARLRILEGRRRQVEERREGLRDAIRRATSHDRYTSQLHQLSLESSEREVRWLNELITAEARAASRSADATLPTEPSSELHQKEGDPEHG, encoded by the coding sequence GTGCTCGAGCTCGCGATTCTCGGCCTCCTCCAAGAGGCGCCCATGCACGGCTACGAGCTGCGCAAGCGGCTCACCGGACTCCTCGGGCCCTTCAGGGCGTTCTCGTACGGCTCGCTATATCCGGCGCTGCGTCGGATGCAGGCGGACGGGCTCATCGAGGAGGATCCGCAATCCGAGGGGACAGGGCTTCGGCGACGCGCCCGGAAGGTGTACGAGATCACCGGAAAGGGCCGGAACCGATTCGCCGAGCTTGTGGCCGACACCGGGCCACAGAACTACAGCGATGATGGATTCGGGGTTCACCTGGCGTTCTTCAGCCGCACACCGGCCGATGCACGGTTGCGGATCCTCGAAGGACGCCGCAGGCAAGTCGAAGAACGGCGGGAAGGCCTTCGCGACGCGATTCGCCGCGCCACGAGCCACGACCGCTACACCAGCCAGTTGCACCAACTCTCCCTGGAATCCAGCGAGAGGGAAGTGCGGTGGCTTAACGAACTCATCACAGCCGAAGCCAGGGCAGCTAGCCGCAGCGCAGATGCCACCCTGCCTACTGAGCCATCCAGCGAGCTTCACCAGAAAGAAGGAGATCCCGAACATGGGTGA
- a CDS encoding alpha/beta fold hydrolase, which translates to MDLAYRVFGKGPTLVLIHGIVHCQDVWNPVIPLLAKHRRVVTIDLPSHGQSPQLPKGEKCLQALADEVEAFLPKITPEGDEVHVAGNSLGGWLALELAARGVVASATALSPGGFWVSKLDQVRTNKTFLAMRAVARVAKPVSRPLLNTKIGRSVALGAFFGRPWRVSPDDALRDLNSLTSNSLIDVIQGEDWAYSPQVDPSVPVTVQWGGGDLILPVYESAKVRDTFPQARVIVMPWIGHVPMIDDPEEIAAILIEGSSGR; encoded by the coding sequence ATGGACCTCGCGTACCGCGTATTCGGCAAGGGCCCCACTCTGGTGCTGATCCATGGGATTGTGCACTGTCAGGATGTATGGAATCCGGTGATCCCGTTGCTGGCGAAGCACCGTCGCGTAGTCACAATCGACTTGCCGAGCCATGGGCAGTCCCCCCAACTGCCCAAAGGGGAGAAGTGTCTGCAGGCCCTCGCGGATGAGGTCGAAGCGTTTCTTCCGAAAATCACGCCGGAAGGCGATGAGGTCCACGTCGCGGGGAACTCGCTCGGTGGCTGGCTTGCGCTGGAACTGGCCGCCCGGGGCGTTGTCGCGTCAGCGACCGCCCTTTCGCCGGGCGGCTTCTGGGTCAGCAAACTAGACCAGGTACGAACGAATAAGACGTTCCTAGCGATGCGGGCAGTTGCACGGGTAGCGAAGCCGGTCAGCCGCCCGTTGCTGAACACCAAGATCGGGCGCAGCGTTGCACTCGGGGCGTTCTTCGGACGGCCGTGGCGGGTAAGCCCCGATGACGCACTACGCGATCTCAACTCATTGACCTCGAACTCCCTGATCGATGTTATCCAGGGCGAAGACTGGGCGTACTCACCGCAGGTCGACCCATCGGTCCCGGTCACGGTGCAGTGGGGTGGTGGCGATCTCATTCTTCCCGTCTACGAGTCCGCGAAAGTGCGCGATACGTTTCCGCAGGCGCGCGTCATCGTGATGCCGTGGATTGGGCACGTACCGATGATCGACGATCCAGAGGAGATCGCCGCCATTCTCATCGAAGGCAGCAGCGGACGCTAA
- a CDS encoding inositol-3-phosphate synthase, whose product MGDNKVRVAIAGVGNCASSLVQGVEYYKNADDTATVPGLMHVRLGPYHINDVEFVAAFDVDAKKVGIDLAEAINASENNTIKIADVPPSGITVQRGPTLDGLGKYYRATIEESDAEAVDVVQALKEAQVDVLVSYLPVGSEEADKFYAQCAIDAGVAFVNALPVFIASDPVWAKKFEDAGVPIVGDDIKSQVGATITHRVMAKLFEDRGVQLDRTMQLNVGGNMDFKNMLERERLESKKISKTQAVTSNIKRELVAKDVHIGPSDYVGWLDDRKWAYVRLEGRAFGDVPLNLEYKLEVWDSPNSAGIIIDAVRAAKIALDRGVGGPVFSASSYLMKSPPKQLADDVARTQLESFIEGE is encoded by the coding sequence ATGGGTGACAATAAGGTACGCGTCGCGATCGCAGGCGTGGGGAACTGCGCCTCATCGCTGGTCCAGGGCGTTGAGTACTACAAGAACGCAGATGATACCGCCACCGTTCCCGGGCTTATGCACGTTCGTCTAGGCCCTTACCACATCAACGATGTCGAGTTCGTTGCTGCGTTCGACGTGGACGCCAAGAAGGTGGGTATTGATCTCGCGGAAGCAATCAACGCGAGTGAGAACAACACCATCAAGATCGCTGACGTTCCGCCGAGTGGCATCACCGTCCAGCGTGGCCCCACCCTCGATGGCCTAGGCAAGTATTACCGCGCCACCATCGAGGAATCGGACGCCGAGGCCGTCGACGTTGTCCAGGCGCTCAAAGAAGCGCAGGTAGATGTCCTCGTGTCATATCTACCTGTCGGATCGGAAGAAGCCGACAAGTTCTACGCACAGTGCGCCATCGACGCTGGCGTAGCGTTCGTCAACGCATTGCCCGTGTTTATCGCTTCAGACCCGGTCTGGGCGAAGAAGTTCGAGGACGCTGGCGTGCCAATTGTTGGTGACGACATCAAGTCCCAGGTGGGCGCGACAATTACCCACCGCGTCATGGCGAAGCTGTTCGAGGATCGCGGTGTGCAACTCGACCGCACGATGCAGCTGAACGTCGGCGGCAACATGGACTTCAAGAACATGCTCGAGCGCGAGCGCCTCGAGTCGAAAAAGATCTCCAAGACTCAGGCAGTAACGTCCAACATTAAGCGTGAACTAGTCGCCAAGGACGTTCACATTGGACCCTCCGACTACGTCGGCTGGCTCGATGACCGCAAATGGGCGTACGTACGGCTCGAAGGCCGCGCGTTCGGTGATGTGCCACTGAACCTCGAGTACAAGCTCGAGGTATGGGACTCGCCCAACTCCGCTGGCATCATCATCGACGCTGTCCGTGCGGCGAAGATCGCCCTTGACCGCGGCGTAGGCGGACCAGTGTTCTCCGCTTCTTCGTACCTCATGAAGTCGCCACCAAAGCAGCTTGCAGACGACGTGGCACGTACGCAGCTCGAGAGTTTCATCGAAGGCGAATAA
- a CDS encoding LLM class F420-dependent oxidoreductase — translation MDRPLRIGVQIQPQHAPDYRLIRDAVLRAEDAGVDVVFNWDHFFPLYGEPDGPHFECWTMLGAWAEQTERVEFGALVTCGAYRNPDLLADMARTVDHMSGGRLIFGIGSGWFERDFDEYGYEFGTKVSRLNLLGEYLPRIEERWKKLNPPPTRNMPVLIGGGGVKKTLRLVARHADIWHSFGDLETFTYKSGVLAEHCGAEGRHSSEIERSIQFPGVADADDFVAAGASFFTVPINGPHYDMAPVIEAIKWRGSR, via the coding sequence ATGGACCGCCCCCTTCGAATCGGTGTACAGATCCAGCCCCAGCACGCCCCCGACTACAGGCTTATCCGTGACGCTGTGCTCCGCGCTGAAGATGCCGGAGTCGACGTCGTTTTCAACTGGGACCACTTCTTCCCCCTCTACGGCGAACCCGATGGCCCCCATTTCGAATGCTGGACCATGCTCGGTGCGTGGGCCGAGCAAACCGAGCGAGTCGAGTTCGGCGCGCTCGTCACATGCGGTGCATATCGCAACCCTGATTTGCTTGCCGACATGGCGCGGACCGTCGACCACATGTCCGGTGGTCGACTGATCTTCGGTATCGGCTCCGGCTGGTTCGAGCGTGACTTCGACGAATACGGCTACGAATTCGGCACCAAGGTTTCCCGCCTCAACCTGCTCGGCGAGTACCTGCCCCGGATCGAAGAGCGCTGGAAAAAGCTCAACCCGCCACCCACGCGGAACATGCCTGTCCTGATCGGCGGTGGTGGCGTCAAGAAAACATTGCGCCTTGTCGCTCGGCATGCAGACATCTGGCACAGCTTCGGCGACCTGGAAACTTTCACATACAAGTCCGGCGTGCTCGCCGAACACTGCGGGGCCGAGGGCCGCCACTCCAGCGAAATCGAGCGGTCAATCCAGTTCCCCGGCGTGGCCGACGCCGACGACTTCGTCGCTGCTGGCGCGTCCTTCTTCACCGTTCCCATTAACGGCCCGCACTACGACATGGCACCAGTCATCGAGGCGATCAAATGGCGGGGCTCGAGGTGA